GGAGCACCAAAGCTAGAAAACGCACATCCAATAGCAACACATAAAGTTGCTGTTGTACATAATGGCATCATAGAAAATTATCAAAAATTGAAAGATGAGCTTACAACTCTCGGAATTCAGTTTCAATCGGATACTGATACAGAAGTAATAGCACACCTAATAACAGTGAATATTGAAAATGGTTTAGATATCTTTGAGGCGTGCAGAATGGCCGCACTAAAACTTGAAGGATCATTTGCAGTTGCCGTTATATCGAAAGAATTTCCAGATACCTTAATTGGCTTTAAGCATAAAATGCCTCTTCTTGTTGGAATAGGAAATAAAGAGGATACGCTCTACATTGCATCAGATGCAATCGCAATTTCTCAATTTGCAAATAGTGTTGTCTATTTAGATGATCAGCAAATTGCAGAAATAAAACTCAATGGCAATTTAAAAATAAATGACTTGAGTGGTTCTAACGTAAAATACACATTGCATCACATAGAACGGTACAATACATCAAACAAAGGTGACTTCCCTACATTTATGAAAAAGGAAATTTATGAGCAGAGTGACATACTGAAAGATATATTAAGCTCATATCAGGGATCTAACATATACTGGAGGAATGTTAACAAGATTTGCATATTGGCATGTGGCAGCTCTAATTACGCAGGATATACAGCAAAATACTTTATTGAAGGAAACTGCGATATAGCTGTTGAAGTTGATATAGCATCAGAATTTGCAACAAGAAAACCCAAGATTTACGATGACACTTTATATCTTTTTATATCACAATCTGGGGAAACTGCAGATACTGTAACTGCTCTAAACTATGTAAAGCAATTTAATGCAAAAACAGCTTGTATTACTAGTGTTGCCTCTAGCACTTTGGGTAGATCTTCTAATCATGTTATTGAAATGAAAGCTGGCCCTGAGATTGCAGTTGCTGCAACCAAGACATTCACAGCACAATTACTTATACTTCTGCTGCTCTCTTTTGAAATAAAGAATAAAAGTTCGCAAGCAAAGCTTGCAGAGCTACAGCTTTTTAATACTGCATTGATTAATGAGATAGAGATAAATATCGAAAAAATTGCACACTTGATCAGCAACTATGATAAATTTTTATATATAGGCAGAGGCACTATGTATCCTATTTGTCTTGAAGGTGCACTTAAAATGAGAGAGCTTTCTTATGCTCCTGCAATAGGAATCGCAGCAGGAGAGTTAAAACATGGATCAATTGCACTGGTAGATAGTAAAACATTAATCATCGCTCTTGTGCCACACGATGAAACATACGTTAAAATGGCATCAGCAGTGCAAGAAGTAAATGCACGTAGTGGTGATATCCTACTAATTTCTGATCAGTACAGTTTTGAAAACTTAGCAAAGTTTTGTAAATATAATATATTATTACAAGATATAGATAATTTTTTAAAACCAATACTTTACTCTTTACCTTTGCAACTGATAGCATATCATGTTGCTATAGCTAGAGGATGCAATGTTGACAGGCCTAGAAACCTGGCCAAATCTGTCACAGTGGAGTAAGTAGTATTAAGTATTACATACTTTTCAAAATTTGCGCCTTTAAAATGCTCCTTATGCATTTTGTATATGCCGCCTGCAAAGTCACTTGTGCAAACTTTTTTACCTGATTTTCAAGTATTACTTTGTCATTGCATCATAACTCTAAGAAGTGCAGGATTGATATTGGACTGCAAGCAATTATGAGACGCCGAAAGTCCAGCAGAAAAAGTGGCAAAAGCCAAAAACCTTATGGATTTTGTTAAGTAATATTTGCGGTACAGGGCAAATTATATATCAGAAAATTAGCGCATGGCCGATCTAAAAGCTAATTTTTGTACATTTAACTTCTCCGCAAAAATTTATTTGCGCAGCAAAATCAATTTTTGACATATAGACTACTTTGTCAATTTCTTCGCAAATATATATAATATATGACTGAGAAATTAACTGGCACTCTAAAAAATCATGCTTTTAAAATCCCCAAGCGTGCACTTATTCCATACCGCATGTACATGATAAATACCAACTTTTCATTTACCTGCGGTATACACTTTTGAAATTTCGTGTTGTTATCTTATTTGATAAACATGTGTAAATTGCAAGAATGGGACAATTTAGCTTTTTATTCAATTGTCTCTGCTGTTCATTTTATAATGATTTTTAAAAGAGCTAGAGCTTTGTGTGCTTGATTGCATTATTAATTGGTGCTAATAAACTTTTTATAGTCTTGCTAAAAGTAAAGGCTCATTTATATATAAACTAAAAACTGGTTTCTATGGCGTTACAAATTATAAAAGGAAAAACTGGAGATTGGGAAGTAATTATTGGGCTTGAAGTACATGCTCAGATTGTCTCATCTTCGAAGCTATTTTCTAATGCTGGAACAGATTTTGGTGCAGAACCAAATACGCAGGTATCATATGTTGATGCTGCAATGCCAGGAATGCTTCCAACACTTAATAAAAAATGTGTAGAACAAGCTGTGAAGACAGGTCTTGGTTTAAATGCAAAGATCAATTTGTGCTCAGCTTTTGATAGAAAGAATTATTTCTATCCTGACTTACCACAAGGATATCAGATATCTCAGTTTTTTTATCCAATAGTTGGGAGAGGTGATGTCGAAATTGTCACGCAGGATTCTGCAGTTCGTAATGTTGGAATTACAAGAATACATATAGAACAAGATGCTGGAAAAAGTATACATGATGCTGCGCTTGGCTGTACACTCATAGATTTAAATCGAGCTGGTATAGGACTTATGGAGATTGTGACAGAACCTGATATGCGAAGCAGTGAAGAAGCTGCTGAGTTCATGAAAAAGCTGCGTTCAATTTTGAGATACCTTGGCACTTGTGATGGTGATATGGAGAAAGGTTCCATGAGATGTGACGCAAATATCTCAGTACGCACAGTTGGTAACAAAAATCTTGGGACACGTGTTGAAGTAAAAAACGTTAATTCAATAAAAAATCTAGTAAAAGCAATAAACTTTGAAGCATCAAGACAAGTCGAACTAATTGAAGACGGCTGCACTGTTGTACAGGAAACAAGGCTGTTTGACGCAGAATCAGCAAAGACAAGAACAATGAGGTTAAAAGAAGATACTGTGGACTATAGATATTTCCCGGATCCAGATCTTCTCCCTCTTATTCTCACGGAAGAATATGTTGAGTCTATCAAGAAAAATCTACCTGAGTTGCCAGATGCAAAGAAAGCAAGGTATATCAGTGAGATGGGAATCTCAGAATATGATGCTGCAGTACTAGTGGCAGATAAAGCTGTTGCAGAATATTTTGAGAACGTTGCAAAGTCAGCTGACCCAAAGACGTCTGCTAACTGGATAGTTGCAGAATTATTTGCTAAGCTTAATAAGAGCGGATTAGATATTCAAGATTCTCCTGTCTCTGCTCAAGGGCTTGCCGCACTCATAAATTTAATATCACAAGATGTGATTTCAGGAAAAATTGCTAAACAAGTTTTTGATATCATGTTTGAAGTTGGTGGCGATCCGCTTGATATAGTGAAAGAAAAGAATTTGGTGCAAGTAACTAATACATCTGAAATAGCATTATTTATCGATCAAGTAATCGCAGATAATCCTTCTGAGGTTACAGCGTATAAAGCAGGAAAAGAAAAGCTATTTGGATTCCTTGTAGGTAAAGTTATGCAGATCTCTAAAGGTAAAGCAAATCCGAGTATTGTAAATGATTTGTTAAAGCAAAAGTTAGCTGATTAACTTTCAATATGAACAATATATTTTTTATTAAACCAAAATATGATAGATCAGCTTAGCAGTGCTGATATTGCAAAATTAAGTGATACTAATAGTGCTATGCACTTACACTATAAGTTGTTTTTGCATTTCAACAAACATATAATATTTTCTCCACTTCTTATTGATTATAAACTATCAAAAATGTAGCAAATAATAGAAGTATTATGTCATACTTTATTATACCTGCTACTTTTACTCTACTTATTTTAATCATATTTTAAAATAGTGTGTTCAAACTAAACAGCTTAGACAAATTTACAATTATCCAATACATACACTATTTCAAGAGGACATAATGCTATTTCCACATATAGTCTGATATATTAAATACTTGTATATTCGTCATACTTTTCAAAATTGATGCCTTTAAAATACTCATATACTTCTGATAAATGAAGAGTTGGCATTTAGGATTTTGATACGAAGCTATATTTCAAAAAGAGACAGAAAGAACGCAAAGGCAGCGTATAATCAATACATAACGAGCGGTCTTACAAGAGTGGCCAATTTTGAAAAATATAGCGAGTATACACATGTGACATATTCTTCATGGCTCTTTTTTTAAAAGCCTAAACATGGCACTGCCTTAAGTAAGTGCACGAGCGCAGATTTTGATGGCATAATTTTTTAGAATATAAGTTCACTTCTGTGCTTGATACTTTGAGATACTTTCAAAGAAATCAACGAAGTAGTATGGAAAATTAGGACAAAAAGACTTATATAATAGACTTCTTCTTAAAACGCTTGTTCTAGCGATGCAAGTACAAGGAGCATATGAAAGCGCGAGGAAACACAAGTGCAGACGAAGTACATGAGCATCTTAAGCCAAGGATGCGACAGAGCAGTTGGCTACCTGGAACAAAAGTTTTAAGAAGAAGTCTAATGACTTGGTTAACAATGCAATATACACATTTCACATTTTTTCTAACTCTTTTTTCACTCTAACTTCATATGTATATAATCAATACCAACTCTTCATTTACCTGCGATATACTTGCTAAAAATATATCAGAAATAATTTGATCCTTTTTACTTTAACATGTCTAAAGTCGTTATATGGTTACTTTAGAATTTTTAAAAAATATAAAAATTTGTGATTTATAAAATATGTTAGTTGATAGCCATTGCCACTTAGATTTTCAGCAATTACAAAGCGATATAGAAGGTGTACTGCAAAGAGCCAAGCAAGCAGATGTTAGATTCTTGCATACTATAGGAACTAGAATAGCAGATGTAGAAAAATTACTTCTAATTGCCAAGCAACATTCATCTGATATTGATCCATCATCCAGCATTGAAAACTCTGGATTACAGATATTTTGTTCAGTTGGCGTTCACCCTTTGAATGTTATGGAAGAACTTGTTGTAGATGCTGCAGCTCTTATAAAGCTCAGTGAACATAAAAGAGTCATTGGTATTGGAGAGACAGGTCTCGATTATAGAAATGGTGGAAAATCGAGAGCTATCCAGAGACAATCTTTTATAAACCATATAAGAGCTGCGCAGCAAACAGGACTCCCACTTGTAATACACACACGCGAAGCAGATCTTGATACAGTCACAATAATGAAAGAGCTCATTGCAGATGGTCCGTTTTGTGGAGTGATACATTGCTTTACTGCAAGCGAATGGTTAGCTGAAAGTTGTTTAGAGATGGGTCTTTATCTCTCAGCATCAGGCATTATTACATTTAAAAATGCTCAGAACATAAATAATGTTTTTAAACATACTCACATGGATAGAATATTAATTGAAACTGATTCTCCATTCCTTGCACCGTTACCAAAACGTGGGCAATCAAATGAACCATCTTACCTTGTGTATACAGCTGAGCATTTAGCAAAACTACGAGATTGCTCATATAATGAAGTTGTACAAACTACGACTAAAAATTTTTTCACGCTATTTAACAAAGCAGATCTTTGGACTTAAGCATACCGCAGGTAAATGAATAGTACTTTTGGCGCGCGTACTAGTAAAAATACAGGTAATAAAAAGATTGTTTTGTTTTTCGAGATAGAACTATGGCTTATTTTGCGTTACATTTGATTCTCTCTTCTGATGATCGAGTGCTAGTGTTTTACTGCTTCCAGACATTTCTGCATCATAGTCTTCGTTAAAGACGCATATTATATCACTACCATGTCTAAGAGTGAACCTAGAAGCGACACGTTCAATCACAACATATTGATTGCTAATTCTATAGTTTATGAGTCCTTCTGTTCTATCATTATTCACCAAGAAAATAGCAGGTAATTCTGCATTTATATCTCTAAATTTAAAATATGTGAATTCTCCATCATCAAATATTTGCAGTGGTTCAATCTCTTTGGATTTTCCGCTTATAGTGTAGTTGAAATTGTAAAGCTCAGGTTTGCTTAAATCAGGACCACTACTGGTTTGTACGTGTCTAATCGCACTATAATTTATGTCATCAGGATATACAAATTTGACTACAAACGAGAGATTTGGGTCATTTATTCCAGATGCTTCCTCAGCGTGCATTTCAAAGAAATACATACGTTTATTAGTAATGACCGTCATATTTGTCGTTGCGTCATCCTCAATTGGTTTGAGGAAAATTCTGTTTACAGCTGGAACAATTTGCCATGGAGTAGGAGTCCCCATACTGATAGTATCAATCTGCTCATCAAGAGCAAATTCTATAATTGATTGATAAGTATAGTGTCCGACAAATACAAATACTGTATTTGGTTTGTAGTTTATTATTTTGATTCTTTGTTCATTTCCAAGAGCTCTTGGTATAGCACCAGCGTGACATTCAGTGCATGAAATCACTGTATATAAGAAAAGCGTCAAAAAAAATAACAACACAGTTATGATTGTTGTCGTCAACAAACGCTGCAAATTTTTAAAATAGTCATTTTGACAATCCATCCGCGAAGAATTCCTATACTTAATCAATTAACTTATGGCACCAATCTTGTAAAAATTTACTAAACGCAATAACAAAACATAAATGTGTATATTACAAATAAAATATAAGAGCAATATTGTAAATGTTTCAAGATAAATCAGTTATGTTTTTGTTAACCCTATTATCGTGGCGTATATCATTTCTGAAAAGTCACCCATAACGACACCAATATACGGAAGCATAATAAATAATGTTAATAACATAACAAATATCTTTGGCACAAAAGCAAGAGATGGTTCCTGTATTTGCGTCAGTGCTTGCAGAAGAGAAATGAATAGACCAACAACGAGTGCTACCAACAATAGAGGAATGGCTAGTTTAAACAATACAACCAAAGCCTCTCTGGATATATCAATTACTATTGAGGGTTCCATATAAAAACCTCTAAAATTGATTAATTGATAGTAACGTTGCCAGCACTAGAATCATTATGCTTACGTTTTTTTTCATATAACTCTAAGAAATCTATCGGCGCGATCATTAATGGCGGATAGCCACCATCTCTTGTGATATCAGAGATGATACGTCTTGCGTATGGGAATATAATGCCAGGACAATTAACCAGTAGCAACATTTCTTTTTCAGCTTCATTTATTGTGTTGACAGTAAAAACACCAGCGTACTGAAGTTCTACCAGAAAGATGACATCGTTTTCTATGGAAGCTTTTGCCTGTATTCCGAGAATAACTTCAAATACATTGTCACCAATAGACTTAGCATTTATATCTAGATCTATCTCAACTTTTGGCTGCTCATTTTTCAAGAAGATTGCTGGAGCTTGTGGATTCTCAAAAGAAAAATCTCTAATATACTGAGTATTGAGCACTATAGGTTCGCTATGTATAGCTATTTTATTATCCATAAATTAAATATCCGATATTGCCTTGTTCATATTTTTAAATCGAATATAACCTCTAGATTTGCACTTGACAATTTTATTTCTACATTTGTATGAAATTTACACTCATCTAAACGAGTTGCATATATTAATTTTGCTGCTTTAGTAGAGGCTGTAACATATCTGCCATGCAAAAGATCATTGAATTTCATATTTTGAGAACTTTAGAAAAGCCGCTCCTGACTCAATTTAAACGTTGATGTGAGTCCACAATTATAAATTAGACCTCTCTGGAAACTCACTGATAGCAACTCCAAATTATAAATTCCAGAAATAAGATTAAATCTAAACCCAAATCTTTTTCGCCTATTTCTATAGCACTGTTACTAAAATAATTTTAAAAGTTTAATAGACCTCTTGCATAACCTATTTAAAGCTCAAAGTTATAGATACCAGCAAGTAAATTAAACCTTAAACCGAATCGTTTTCTTCTGTTCCTATAACGATCAGCGATAATTTTAAATCGTTTGATCATGCCTATGACGTTTTCATTTAAAACACGTTCACTAGACAATTGACGATTTTTCTTTTTATCTTTCCTGCTTAGTGGTCGCTTTTTTGTCTTTTTCTTTGGTAACTCTGAATTATAATGCAACTTATCAATGCCTTGATAACCAGTATCTGTAAGAACTTTAATCTCAGGGTGGATGTGAACTCCGGATTCTTTAAATAACCTGAAATCATGACGCTTGCCATTAGAAAAATTAGTGCAAATGATTTCTTTTTTCCTTTTATCCACAATAAGCTGAGTTTTTAGAGTATGTCGCCTCTTTTTTCCCGAATAAAAGTGCTTCTGTTTTTTTTAGGTCGTTCTATCGGTGTTTCAGTAGCATCAATTAACACAAGTTCGTATTCAGAATCGCTTTTTAGTAATGCTTTACGTCCAGGTAGTGAAAATCGTTTATCTTTAATTAGAGTATCTTCAATCCAACGTATATTACGATAACAGGCACTTTCACTTATTCCATAACTGCGGGAAATATGAAAATATGTCCTGTATTCACGCAAGTACTCAAGCGTCATGAGTAATCGATCTTCTAAAGCCAATTTATTGGGTTTTCCACCTTGAGACTTTAAAATAGCTTCAGCTTCTTTTAATATACTTAGTATAACTTCAAACGTTCCTCGTTTAATGCCAGTAAGCCTGCGAAACTCTTCTGCGTATTCATCTTTGATGTTTTCAAACTTCATGTTATCCTTGATAAAATCAAGGATTTTAATCAATTTATATGGTTATGCAAGAGGTCTAATGATGGCGATAGCAATAAAGCTAGAGAAAGTGGAATCGAGTTTTTTTGACGGATGGAATATCTAATAGCTGAATCAAAAATCAGAATACAAAAAGCTGCTTCACCTTTATACATTTATTACAACAAAGCATTAATATAAACCATAGCCAGTGCTTTCTTGTCGCTTGAACCAAGAATCTTGAATTTGTCATATTCCTTGCTCGCGACATTTTCAAAATCTTTATCTTCTGATGTTATTAGACAAAGTTTCTTCCGAACGGTTCCTCTATATTTTACTCTAGCTGTTACTTCTTGCCCTATATAGCAACCTTTTTGGTAATCAATGGCATTAAGCAGATCCATTCCTAGCTCCGCAGGGAAAAACTGCATAGGTGAGAAGTCCTTAATTACATCTGGTATTAGAAGTGAGATCCTTTTTTCTTCGTATTCTTCTAAAAATGTATTGCTACAAACTGGATAACTAAAATCAACTATAGCTCTATATCCGATTTCAGGATTTCTCGGATCACGGAAACAGGAGTCTACTTCAATATTCTGAAAACTGACTACCACTTTCATTTGATTTTGTAGATCTATCATTTCTACTTTTGCGCGTAATTTGTATCTTTTTAAGTAGTTAATTATATCCCCTATATACTCACTTGGGCAATCTATTAGCAGCATATCGGACTTTTCTATTATAAAAACATCATATAACAGCTTGCCTTGGGGAGTTAGGATTAGTCCATATATTGCATCAGATTCTTTTTCTTTAGATTTTTTCGTAAACTCTATTCCAGTGGCCAATTGCTTTGTCGCTTCGTATGCTCCTTG
This region of Candidatus Lariskella endosymbiont of Epinotia ramella genomic DNA includes:
- the glmS gene encoding glutamine--fructose-6-phosphate transaminase (isomerizing), whose amino-acid sequence is MCGIIGITGSKSIVSDLVSVLENLEYRGYDSAGIATVDVSTLHVCKAVGNLDQLKSSLDSHTPAITGKIGIGHTRWATHGAPKLENAHPIATHKVAVVHNGIIENYQKLKDELTTLGIQFQSDTDTEVIAHLITVNIENGLDIFEACRMAALKLEGSFAVAVISKEFPDTLIGFKHKMPLLVGIGNKEDTLYIASDAIAISQFANSVVYLDDQQIAEIKLNGNLKINDLSGSNVKYTLHHIERYNTSNKGDFPTFMKKEIYEQSDILKDILSSYQGSNIYWRNVNKICILACGSSNYAGYTAKYFIEGNCDIAVEVDIASEFATRKPKIYDDTLYLFISQSGETADTVTALNYVKQFNAKTACITSVASSTLGRSSNHVIEMKAGPEIAVAATKTFTAQLLILLLLSFEIKNKSSQAKLAELQLFNTALINEIEINIEKIAHLISNYDKFLYIGRGTMYPICLEGALKMRELSYAPAIGIAAGELKHGSIALVDSKTLIIALVPHDETYVKMASAVQEVNARSGDILLISDQYSFENLAKFCKYNILLQDIDNFLKPILYSLPLQLIAYHVAIARGCNVDRPRNLAKSVTVE
- the gatB gene encoding Asp-tRNA(Asn)/Glu-tRNA(Gln) amidotransferase subunit GatB, whose product is MALQIIKGKTGDWEVIIGLEVHAQIVSSSKLFSNAGTDFGAEPNTQVSYVDAAMPGMLPTLNKKCVEQAVKTGLGLNAKINLCSAFDRKNYFYPDLPQGYQISQFFYPIVGRGDVEIVTQDSAVRNVGITRIHIEQDAGKSIHDAALGCTLIDLNRAGIGLMEIVTEPDMRSSEEAAEFMKKLRSILRYLGTCDGDMEKGSMRCDANISVRTVGNKNLGTRVEVKNVNSIKNLVKAINFEASRQVELIEDGCTVVQETRLFDAESAKTRTMRLKEDTVDYRYFPDPDLLPLILTEEYVESIKKNLPELPDAKKARYISEMGISEYDAAVLVADKAVAEYFENVAKSADPKTSANWIVAELFAKLNKSGLDIQDSPVSAQGLAALINLISQDVISGKIAKQVFDIMFEVGGDPLDIVKEKNLVQVTNTSEIALFIDQVIADNPSEVTAYKAGKEKLFGFLVGKVMQISKGKANPSIVNDLLKQKLAD
- a CDS encoding TatD family hydrolase, giving the protein MLVDSHCHLDFQQLQSDIEGVLQRAKQADVRFLHTIGTRIADVEKLLLIAKQHSSDIDPSSSIENSGLQIFCSVGVHPLNVMEELVVDAAALIKLSEHKRVIGIGETGLDYRNGGKSRAIQRQSFINHIRAAQQTGLPLVIHTREADLDTVTIMKELIADGPFCGVIHCFTASEWLAESCLEMGLYLSASGIITFKNAQNINNVFKHTHMDRILIETDSPFLAPLPKRGQSNEPSYLVYTAEHLAKLRDCSYNEVVQTTTKNFFTLFNKADLWT
- the virB9 gene encoding P-type conjugative transfer protein VirB9; translation: MTVLLFFLTLFLYTVISCTECHAGAIPRALGNEQRIKIINYKPNTVFVFVGHYTYQSIIEFALDEQIDTISMGTPTPWQIVPAVNRIFLKPIEDDATTNMTVITNKRMYFFEMHAEEASGINDPNLSFVVKFVYPDDINYSAIRHVQTSSGPDLSKPELYNFNYTISGKSKEIEPLQIFDDGEFTYFKFRDINAELPAIFLVNNDRTEGLINYRISNQYVVIERVASRFTLRHGSDIICVFNEDYDAEMSGSSKTLALDHQKRESNVTQNKP
- a CDS encoding flagellar biosynthetic protein FliQ is translated as MEPSIVIDISREALVVLFKLAIPLLLVALVVGLFISLLQALTQIQEPSLAFVPKIFVMLLTLFIMLPYIGVVMGDFSEMIYATIIGLTKT
- the secB gene encoding protein-export chaperone SecB, which gives rise to MDNKIAIHSEPIVLNTQYIRDFSFENPQAPAIFLKNEQPKVEIDLDINAKSIGDNVFEVILGIQAKASIENDVIFLVELQYAGVFTVNTINEAEKEMLLLVNCPGIIFPYARRIISDITRDGGYPPLMIAPIDFLELYEKKRKHNDSSAGNVTIN
- a CDS encoding IS5 family transposase (programmed frameshift) yields the protein MKFENIKDEYAEEFRRLTGIKRGTFEVILSILKEAEAILKSQGGKPNKLALEDRLLMTLEYLREYRTYFHISRSYGISESACYRNIRWIEDTLIKDKRFSLPGRKALLKSDSEYELVLIDATETPIERPKKKQKHFYSGKKRRHTLKTQLIVDKRKKEIICTNFSNGKRHDFRLFKESGVHIHPEIKVLTDTGYQGIDKLHYNSELPKKKTKKRPLSRKDKKKNRQLSSERVLNENVIGMIKRFKIIADRYRNRRKRFGLRFNLLAGIYNFEL